Part of the Vigna angularis cultivar LongXiaoDou No.4 chromosome 1, ASM1680809v1, whole genome shotgun sequence genome, TACAAGTCATTCTTTCTCACACCCTTCATCCTCTTTCTCACACCCTTCATCCCATAGATCCCTTCATCAACTTCAACATTTGCTCACCTTTAAACACATATCACATGTAttacttgagaattaaactgtaaaataattctagagggcttgattgatccctctcacaatcttttatttataagaataaattgatacaaaagtacatgataaatagggtaaccctaaacacaatataatcatgataaataggataatcctagacacaatataatcatgataaatagggtaactcttaacacaatataatcatgataaatagggtaacctcAATACATCtacgagttgatcgtttgacccaataaactcagtacatatttctttagtcaacaacttttcacgaacaaaatgacaatcaatttctatatgtttagtcctctcgtgaaacactggatttgatgcaatgtggagggcaacttgattgtcgcaatacatcttcatagtatggatgtcacaaaatttaacctcttgaaggaattgtttcacccatataagttcacatgttagtgatgtcattgccctatactcggcttccgcacattttgtttcttacttttccatgaaataacgTTTCCTCctagaaaaacacaatatcctgtagtagaccgtctatcaataggtgaacctgcccaatctgcgtcacaatacccagagacctgaatgcttcctttatcttcatataaccatccttgcccgggagtcttctttacataccttagaatgcgaatgagagcatttcataacccttgcattCCATACTCATCTTGTGTGAGATTACACGTGCTATAGACGGTTAACTAGAGACTGTCAAATAGAAGCattcaagctttgtccataGTTTTGTTGCAATCTTCTCTTTCGAGACTTGCCTCAACACCTTCTCACTAAGGCTAAGAATAGTTGCGTTGCTAGCCTTCTCAAATAGTGTTTTCTTGGCCTTCTCCGCTATGACTACACCAAGCCTAGATTTACCTTCTAGAGATTGATGGAGGCCTTGTTGAACCAAAAGAGCACACATATTCAAccataacaataaaaaatcattcaaaccAATGAATTTCTGAACCCCATACTTTGCAAAAGTCATGATGATTGAATTCATGTTCATCGCTCAGTTTATCATGGAATAACTCTAAACAAACTCATTGTAAACGCTTCTACCACACaaacaataaatgaaaatacagaGAATCCACAAATGAGACAAGTAGAAGGTAAacataagaagataaaaaaaaaatcacacacAGAAGTAACATGGTTCAATTAACGTCTTAACAAAATTCAATTCTTGTCCATGACTCTCAGTTAACAATAAATGCTGATACATGTTCTTATTTATACAACATAATTGTTGTAACAATAACTATCGACATATGTTCCTATTTATACAACATAAATATTGTAACTAACTTCCacaaaacatgtttaaactaGCGGAGCAGACATGTGAACAATACTTCCTACAACCCAGCTAAAACGTCATTGAGGATGTCTATCTAGACAGTACTAATCTCCTTAGACACTAAGAGACTAGACGTTTTACTATGACTATCCATACTAATACTAGAAGATACATATCTTCTACTAGGAAGTCTGGAATAGTTAAAAGATGTGAGAGCCTAAACAAGAATTTTACTAAACCAAACTTCACatcaatttataaaagaaatcaatAAATGAATAGAATGCAGTACCTCTTCCAAAGCTGAAATAGTTGCTGGAACATAGTCTAGTTGACGAGCTCCATGATTGGAAACAATGATTCCAGCAGCACCAGCTTTTAAGGCTAGCCTTGCTACATTATTAgcataaaatattgaattagaTTGAAAATTGAGAAGGCAAtcctaaaaagataaaatggacGATGAAGCAACAAAGGGTATATGTTTGACAGGCTTACTATCTTCAGCAGTAAGTACACCCTTTACTAAAATTGGCAATGACGTGATTGTTTGAAGCCAGCTGATATCCTGAAACAAGATTTACCATGAAATTAATATTCAGTGTCACATATTAGGAAATTGTATGTGAAAATGCTGTATATCACCTTCCAGTTGAGTGACCGATCAATTTGTCCAGCAACATAAGACGCAAGACCAGAGTCTTTAGTCTGCAATGTAATCCCAAAGGGCAAATAGAAAAAGTAACAATAAGATAACCAACAATGAAAAAACCCACCTGATTTCAAAACTCATTCAAATAAtggaaaatagaaatttaatcaCACCTTGTCCAGCTTTCCAAGATCCAATCCTTCAAAATTCTTCAATATCAAGTGCGGTGGCAATGTAAATCTAAAAAATACCCCATCAAACAAGCCAATAGTATATATCTTAAAGTAGGAAGTATATCAACCCAACCATGATGAACCATGTAATTTTTTAAGGAGAGACTATTCCCGTTGAAATTTCCAAACGGTTGCCAACCTGTTTTTGATGTCAGCCTCCCTACGACCAAGAATTGGAGTGTCCACAGTAAGGGCAATTGCCTTGAAACCAGCTCTTTCAGCTCTCCTCACAAGCTGAGCAACTACATTTCTGTCTTTAAACACCTGAGAGAGAACAGAACAGCAGCATATTAGGTGTTCACAGAAGATTTTTGAGAATTGTAAAGAAGATGAGATAATATGTTAGTGCTGGAATAACTGAAGCAAAGAGTGTGGAGGACATTATAGTGGAAGGAAAAGAATTATTTGTCAAAATTATGAAGATATTTTTGGCAAAAATCACTGGAAAAAAAATGCACGTAAATACATTCCCATGGAAGCATGCAGGAATCAAACCTTAATTTTCAAACTCATTAAAGCATTGATAAATGCGAAACCCAAATTTTATATTGACAATTCATAGAAGTGATTCAGAGTTTAATACTGAGTTGCTTGTACatgtttcatttcttttattcaGGGAGGAGACTTTTAATCACAGAAAAGAGATCTTGACAAGGAAGAAATAAGGATAAAAACCCACATAGAGCTGAAAAAAACGAATGCCAGGACCTGTTGAAGCAACCTCCTCAACACTGGAAGTGGCCCAAGACGATAGTGTCTGtgacaaaattatgaaaattaatctGTTGGAAAGTAAGTACAACAAATAAATGCAGGTCAGTAGACCCAGACAATTTCATATtagaatcaaataaatataGGTTTTGTATGCAAATAAAACCATAGTGCAGGACAAATATGGTGAAATCCAAACCATGATTGTGCCAGCTGCTGATGCTGCTCTTGCAGTAGCGAATTCTCCTGCAAAAAGGTTACACAATTTGTTAAGATATACTAAGAATGGGGGACTTAAGTATGAAAAACAATAACATGGTTAATGTTTAATTCAGATGAATTTTACAATTCGTAGTATATATACTTGAAATACCTACTACCAGAATAGTCTAATGATGTCAAGATTGGAGCATTCGGCAATAAAGAATGAAATGTAGTTCTACAttaacagcaacaacaacaaccaccaaagacagtttatttttaattttggaagCTTTCAACGTCCACTGAAAAAGTTAAAACTAAAGTTTATTGCCTTGAAACTCAGTTTGAGGAAGAGTTGTTTTTGCATACTCAATTTCTAAAATGAAGCTCATTTAAACTGTAACCCGAAAATAAAACCAATGGCAATATCTTCAAGTAGAACACCAATGAGTCTGATCACATACCTTCAGGGTGAGCCATCTTCTGCATGGCTGTCGGAGCAATCATGATAGGCATTGAAACTTTGAAGCCCAATATAGTTGCAGTCAAGTCTATCCTGCTTACATCAACAAGAATACGTGGCCGGAATCTGCTTGATGTGAACCAAATAGATAATAAGAACAGAGCTTCAGAATGAGAAAAaggtgaaaaataattaaaggaaGCAAAGTTGCAATCTCATAACACGGGAATTTTGATGAGCATCTTCGGTAATCAAAAGAAAGTTCAACTTAGATTTTCATGAAAAGCAAGTTTCTAAAGGGCAGAACAGATACATAGAGTTCATGGTTCCGGAGATAAGAAGATTACAGAATCCTTGCGAATGCATTTCGATTCTCTTTCAAAGTCCACTGATCCTCTGCCCCTGATGCATAGTAGTCATAAACCATCTTTGGCAATTTTTCCTTTGCAATTGCTTCATACTCTGTAACATTAGTTATCATCTCCATTTTCACAAGAGTGACTTACGAAGTCCGCAGGATATGCTGAAAGTGAGTTTGAAGTATAGTGATCAAATTAGATTAAATGAGATCAAATGCATTTCGACGCAAAGATGGTATGCAAGCATGAAATACGAATATTTCAAACTTAGTCTTTTGGGTTCATGAATGATATTTCAATTAATCGCCATCAAATGAAAGATTGATCAGTCCACGCATGAAAGCAGGATCTTCTGAAATTTTCATATCAAAACTTTAGTTTCATGATTTGTTGTGTGTTCACTTCAGAGAAAACAGATCCCATTTTACGGGGAccattttactttatttgatATTGATAGCAATTCCACTAAAAGGATCACTTTATTTTACACTCTGATGAGCCAGGATCAGATTCAGAAGAAACCCGTGACAAAAGAACAACCCAGTAGCTTAAAGATCAAAACTTTCAAACTGCTTAAACCTCAAACAGTACCCAAAACAATGAATTGCAAACCTTAGCACGAAAATTAAAGTAACTATGAAATAAGAGTGCCAAACAAACTTAAAACGTGTCATAAccaattagaaaaacaaaaacttacgTTAAacaagaaagcaaacaacatTGAATTAAAATGAGGTACTAAGTTGTAAGGGAGAACCTTAGTCTTGGGATAACCAGGTGAGAGATACGTGAGCCTAAAAAGGAACAAGAAAAAGTGACGAGAAAAATCAAAGAGTCGCGACTTATAcaacaaagagaaagaaataaaaaggaatataattaagaaattgTATAGTGACAAAATCACGAGTGCTGTGAATATGACAAGTGCTTGTGAATTTGTTGTCGTGGTAAGTGAGCAATGAGACAAAACAGTGTCATGGAGATGTGAGCTATAGGTTGACCATGATTGCTGTTTCATGGTTCATACGTACTATGTAgctttaatataagaaaaaaaatacttttaattcaaaataataaaataaagttatattaatTGGCTTTCTTTAGTCACTTGATTGTTCTCCATAAAAGATAATGGCatcttttaaaaatgttaaatttaactttttaacatattttattttgttacaaGTTTAATATTGTtgaatttataagaaaaagtaaTTGGGGGctttagaaaacaaataaaacttgAATAATTGATAGGAAAGTGGAGTTGGTTTTGACATTGACAGGCAATTAGAACTTGagaagtaaataaataatatcaggaaaaattgtaaatactaaaattctaattttttttattaaattatcggtgttttaaaataaaatatgttttgaacgtcaccttttttttttttaatttagtctctTGTAATGTCTTAGTCTTTGTTTAGATTAAGTGATGAAAAGTAAGATAgtgaaaaaaaaggagaaaaataataCGCATAACTAGAAACACGAAAGTTATTTAGATGGGGTGAAAGATGGtggaaataaattaaaagtaagatgactttatatattttttattatttttagtattatttaataactcatcattattattatcttaaaaaaaatacactaaatTATATGAAAGTCATAatcaaagataattttaaaagtaacgtagatattaataaatatttttaagtcataattaattatagctttaaacttatatttagtTGGTctgttatcaattttttttatcaacgcatatgtatgttttttcttttatatgacATTCTCATGATTTATTACGAAATTGGTCAACATAGTGTTCACAATATATAGAATGGTTAATTAAATTCAACAGAGATATTTTAACTATTcttttatatagaaaataaaagatgaaaaattgaatgaagtaaataaatgaaaagagaaATAATTAAGGAATTCAATTTTAACAATATTCTAAAGAAGATAATATCACAAATATATTTGTCGAAATTGATAGATAGGAAAATTTCTATGGATTTGACAAACGGTGtataattcattatatatttgaCGTTGAGTTCTAAATTCAtgattcatatttaaatttattttagaaagttttatttgtttaatccAAAACCCAAATTTTGAAGTAAAAGTATACATGTGTACTTGAAATGATACTTTTATAATCAAATGCTTTCTAACTTTAAAATTTAGCATATATTTCTTAGGTGTTCCTTTTTCTTGAGTGTTTAGGTAGAAGTTTTAAGTCATTGTCACATGGTATGTAATTATGATTCTTTATAATGTCAAATTGATGTggcaatattaaaaaaaacatgttcatTCTTTTTTTCCTAGTTGTTAAATAGGTCACCTTTTGAATAGATGAGATTCTTTATTACTTGTCCTGTTTTTCCATAATCACAACGAATCTTTTCCTTTTGTCCTGAAGAGATTAGTTATAGTACCAATTGAAGTAGCAAGTTAACTTTAAATGTATGTAGTCGAAGGACATAATAGAGATTTATTATATGGACTCATAATAACTTAGgttacattaattttttctttaaaatacacttaaattctttcattcatataaataataacacttaaattatttcattaatatcaataataacacttaattatttcattaatatcaataataagCGCCAAGCGAGTACACTAAGTGATGAACATCAAACTAAAGAAAGATATTTTTTGGCAATTgtcataagaaaaataaaaaataggaaggagatcaaaatataaaaaagacatCACAATTATAACTGAttgaaaaattgagaaaaaattatcatattgGATTAACAATTGAAAGATGAGAGTAAAAAGTTCACTTAGAGACATAAAATAAGTCTTGAATTACGAAAgtcaaaataagttttttattcatatattttatttcatgcaatttatATAGAAATAATTAGGCCCATTCAATAAGCCATGCAATTTATATAGAAATAAATACAAAGGtcacatacaaaaatattttcctatttcaatttcaaacattCTTCTTAATCATTTTTGCTCATGCACTCATCATAAGTGTCTTTTGGAGAAAATTTATTCACAAATTTAAAGTAGTCTAAAAATAccaaagaaatatattaatattgtagGAAAAATATCTTATTACCAACGTACTTACCCcatcaataataattaaattaatggaCCGTTCATAAGGTTTAAAATCTATTAGATTCAATGCAAACAATCATCAATCAATATCATTTGTGTGCGAATATTAAAAATTCTATATGTATTCATCCTTTGCCCAATCcacctaaaattttaaaatgaatgcATTTTCATAACTAAATATTCACGAAAatcaagtaataaatatttaggaatattaaaattaacagTTTTTTATGGCTACAGAACTCATGTTTTACATCCTTAACATATAAAAGGAACGTTTATTATCGTCATTCAGTCAAGACAACATGTATTAATCTCAAGATTCAAAGACTTACATGACCACCTACAACATTATGCATACCAAAAGCAACACgcaattcaaaaatatttatttatttattcatgatATACATCAATCAAATCGCAAGGTTTAGTAGTGTAAACCAAAATGTCTTTCTCTACGCATGGTTTCTTTGGAAGATCATAACCTACTTCCTCCAAAAAAGAGAATCCTcaagtaaaaagttaaattaaaagcaagaatattataatttgtaaaacaaAGGCTGGCTGAATAGACAACTAAGAGAAggattgaattgaataaaaaagcCCGTTAAATATTTCAAAGATTAATGACATCAATAACAAACacaattttaagaaaagaagcaaaattgaaaattcaagGACATATATATAAGGAATGCTATACTACTTATTCCTAAATTTCCATCGAGTTAATAATAACAACCTAAGTTAAGTTTTTTCACTAAAgatattgaaatatatatgtaattacAAGAAGCACTAATTATCTAACtagaccaaaacaaaaataacccTTTATTAAATCATCCTTcaagaatatttataaaaaagataataaaaacacTCAATTACCTATAAGACACATCAAACACCAGTGCACATATTTACAAATTTgaattagaagaaaaagaataaagaaattcATCACCTTATGTGTaacaaattatacaaaattcACCCCATAGTTTGAACATACTTCCTTGAGGATTCTTCAACAATccttcaaaacaaaataaattttgtaaaagatATTCTCTCGAAAACTTTCTTACTCACAATCATGCTCTCTATATTTGAAATGTATGTAAAGTGTGTTTTTGAAAGTGAGAGAACTTTCTTATTAAAAGAGATTTTGAAATAACTGAACAAGATCAATTATTAATATAGATAACGGATTAAATTGTCtgttcattaattaaaaaacacctaattaattaaaaaacacttCAAGGTAATTTTAAATGATTGCAAATGActtgattgattattttaaaaaacttgaaATAATCAATGATATTTAGACGATAATATgttcaaaacatataaaaatcatttttttataaaattaattaattattattcaggACAATTTATTAGTCatgtttcttaaaataatattttctgaaatgagatatgtaacatcccaaaaatatagttgGACACTATATATAAGAGTCAtcacataataataatgtagaacAGTTTCTCATAATAAAGTTAACTTATAGTTATcttaaaataaccataaatttaaaactttacaaaattctaTCTTAATACAAAACTATATGCATGACCGACCGGTCTCTACAAAACTATACACATAGCCGATCGATTCTAGTCTAAGCAGTTGGGTCCTCTCCATCCAGCGCCTGTTCTAGAGAAAACTCGCCATCCTTTGCTCACACCCACCGGATGATTATTGTAAAGAAGAAAATACCGAACAGATAACATATACAAGACATAAAAGAatggtaagctaatgtaatttaatagtCATGTGAGCATACAATTCAAACAAACAGATCATATAATCATACACatgtataaaacatataaacacatattgaccgaccactttaACTTGACCGTCTggactagtatgaatatgtagctttggccgttcgtgcactcgtgggtgtagtaactggaaac contains:
- the LOC108334204 gene encoding glycolate oxidase 1, which codes for MEMITNVTEYEAIAKEKLPKMVYDYYASGAEDQWTLKENRNAFARILFRPRILVDVSRIDLTATILGFKVSMPIMIAPTAMQKMAHPEGEFATARAASAAGTIMTLSSWATSSVEEVASTGPGIRFFQLYVFKDRNVVAQLVRRAERAGFKAIALTVDTPILGRREADIKNRFTLPPHLILKNFEGLDLGKLDKTKDSGLASYVAGQIDRSLNWKDISWLQTITSLPILVKGVLTAEDTRLALKAGAAGIIVSNHGARQLDYVPATISALEEVVKAAEGRIPVFLDGGVRRGTDVFKALALGAAGVFIGRPVLFSLAADGEAGVRKVLQMLRDEFELTMALTGCRSLKEISRDHVITEWDRPRISPKL